From Halapricum desulfuricans, a single genomic window includes:
- the pyrH gene encoding UMP kinase has product MKTVLSIGGSVLVPDLDAGRVADYADVVESLAAAGHDLGVVVGGGPTAREYIGAARSLGANEGELDQLGIDTTRLNARLLLAALDEDLASPTVPTNYEEAAESLHRDRVVVMGGVVPAQTTDAVSAALAEYVDADRLVFATSVPGVFDADPNEDPNAERYEEMTASELVRLVARGESLGSAGSNAPIDLLAAKVLDRSGIEAIVLDGTDPGAVERAVLDDDYEGTRIAPDHD; this is encoded by the coding sequence ATGAAGACAGTCCTCTCTATCGGCGGGAGCGTGCTCGTCCCGGACCTGGACGCCGGGCGAGTGGCGGACTACGCCGACGTCGTCGAATCGCTGGCGGCAGCGGGCCACGACCTCGGGGTCGTCGTCGGCGGTGGTCCGACCGCGCGGGAGTACATCGGTGCGGCCCGGTCACTGGGAGCCAACGAGGGCGAGCTCGATCAGCTTGGAATCGACACGACGCGGCTGAACGCCCGGCTCCTGCTGGCGGCGCTGGACGAGGACCTCGCGTCACCGACAGTGCCGACGAACTACGAGGAGGCCGCCGAGTCGCTCCACCGGGATCGCGTGGTCGTGATGGGCGGAGTCGTGCCGGCCCAGACGACCGACGCCGTCTCCGCGGCCCTCGCCGAGTACGTCGACGCCGACCGACTCGTGTTCGCGACCTCCGTCCCCGGCGTGTTCGACGCCGATCCCAACGAGGATCCCAACGCCGAGCGCTACGAGGAGATGACGGCGAGCGAACTCGTCAGACTGGTCGCGCGCGGCGAGTCGCTGGGATCGGCCGGGTCGAACGCCCCGATCGACCTGCTCGCGGCGAAAGTCCTCGACCGGTCCGGTATCGAAGCGATCGTCCTCGACGGGACGGATCCGGGAGCGGTCGAGCGGGCTGTCCTGGACGACGACTACGAGGGGACTCGGATCGCGCCGGACCATGACTGA
- the lysS gene encoding lysine--tRNA ligase — MTELDPYEVGRSSDRVFWADAVADAIEARDPDEPIVIKGGVSPSGVPHLGHVNEIMRGYFVAEALRERGHEVRQVFTSDDRDRLRKLPRRLADLDGNVVGLGEVDAGALGRNLGKPYTDIPDPFGCCDSYGAHFTKILERDAERLGVPIEFVSNTALYESGEFDDAIEHVLANQDRAREVLSQYQAKVDEHYVPFQAQCAECGHLTEEITDVDLDAGEIEYVCADVEAGEETIEGCSHEGTASLREGKLPWRFEWPAQWDVLGVDFEPFGKDHAEGSWPSGEDIARNVFDSEPPVPMVYEWFTLDGEALSSSSGNIVTVEEVLELLEPEVLRYFFLKDPTTARDFSIEGLDQLVDEFDRFEQRYFGGGEADGDRAAELAEREAELAERAYPLLVDEVRPERLRIPYTFAAVLGMTDDPELREEIARREGHIPEDAPDWAVEKALDRVERAREWARRTDNEFNYELKRESIPDIEFDAATSAALADVADVVQSGGDGEDIQAEIYEAADRHGVEVADLFGAGYRLFFDLEEGPKLGPFLAKLDRSFVVDRLRQER, encoded by the coding sequence ATGACTGAACTCGATCCCTACGAGGTCGGCCGATCGAGCGACCGGGTCTTCTGGGCCGACGCCGTCGCCGACGCGATCGAGGCTCGCGACCCCGACGAGCCGATCGTAATCAAGGGGGGCGTCTCCCCCTCCGGCGTGCCGCACCTCGGCCACGTCAACGAGATTATGCGCGGGTATTTCGTCGCCGAGGCCCTGCGCGAGCGCGGTCACGAGGTCCGACAGGTGTTCACCAGCGACGACCGTGATCGGCTGCGCAAACTCCCGCGGCGACTCGCAGATCTGGACGGGAACGTCGTCGGCCTCGGCGAGGTCGACGCCGGGGCACTCGGCCGGAACCTCGGCAAGCCATACACCGACATCCCCGATCCGTTCGGCTGCTGTGATTCGTATGGAGCACACTTCACGAAGATTCTCGAGCGCGACGCCGAGCGACTGGGCGTCCCGATCGAGTTCGTCTCGAACACGGCACTCTACGAGTCGGGGGAGTTCGACGACGCCATCGAACACGTCCTCGCGAACCAGGACCGCGCGCGCGAAGTCCTCAGCCAGTACCAGGCGAAAGTCGACGAGCACTACGTCCCCTTCCAGGCCCAGTGTGCGGAATGTGGCCACCTCACAGAAGAGATCACCGACGTCGACCTCGACGCCGGCGAGATCGAGTACGTCTGTGCGGACGTCGAGGCCGGCGAGGAGACGATCGAGGGGTGTAGCCACGAGGGGACAGCCTCACTTCGAGAGGGGAAACTCCCCTGGCGCTTCGAGTGGCCCGCCCAGTGGGACGTGCTCGGCGTCGACTTCGAGCCCTTCGGCAAGGACCACGCCGAGGGCTCCTGGCCGTCGGGCGAAGACATCGCCCGGAACGTCTTCGACAGCGAGCCGCCGGTCCCGATGGTCTACGAGTGGTTCACCCTCGATGGGGAGGCACTCTCCTCGTCGTCGGGCAACATCGTCACCGTCGAGGAGGTCCTGGAACTGCTGGAACCGGAGGTGCTCCGGTATTTCTTCCTCAAGGATCCGACGACGGCCCGAGACTTCTCTATCGAGGGTCTCGACCAGCTTGTCGACGAGTTCGACCGCTTCGAGCAGCGCTACTTCGGGGGCGGCGAGGCCGACGGCGATCGAGCCGCGGAGCTCGCCGAACGGGAGGCCGAACTCGCCGAGCGCGCGTATCCGCTGCTCGTCGACGAGGTTCGGCCCGAGCGGCTGCGCATCCCCTATACCTTCGCCGCGGTACTCGGGATGACCGACGACCCCGAGCTCCGAGAGGAGATCGCCCGGCGCGAGGGGCACATCCCCGAAGACGCCCCCGACTGGGCCGTCGAGAAGGCACTCGACCGCGTCGAGCGCGCCCGCGAGTGGGCCCGTCGGACGGACAACGAGTTCAACTACGAACTCAAACGCGAGTCGATCCCCGACATCGAGTTCGACGCGGCGACGAGCGCGGCCCTGGCAGACGTGGCCGACGTCGTCCAATCGGGCGGCGACGGCGAGGATATCCAGGCCGAGATTTACGAGGCAGCCGACCGTCACGGTGTCGAGGTCGCCGATCTGTTCGGTGCCGGCTACCGGCTCTTTTTCGACCTCGAAGAAGGCCCGAAACTCGGGCCGTTCCTGGCGAAGCTAGACCGGTCGTTCGTCGTCGATCGACTCCGGCAAGAACGCTAG
- a CDS encoding Mrp/NBP35 family ATP-binding protein, whose product MDEQEIRDRLATVEDPDLGDDIVSLGLVNDITIDDDSVVIDLALGAPYSPTETKIAEDVREALADLDVAVELSASIDEGLDASEQVLPNVTNIIAVASGKGGVGKSTVAVNLAAGLSDLGADVGLFDADIYGPNVPRMLGSDEQPKATPDEQIIPPEKHGLKLMSIDLLMGEDAPVIWRGPMVDKVLTQLWEDVQWGELDYMVVDLPPGTGDTQLTLLQTVPVAGAVIVTTPQEVALDDARKGLEMFGKHETPVLGVVENMSSFKCPDCGSEHAIFGDGGGEAFAEEMSMPFLGQIPLDPSIRERGDAGEPIVFGEGETPDAFRSFVEKTANNQGFVDRRRASEQ is encoded by the coding sequence ATGGACGAACAGGAGATACGCGATCGGCTCGCAACCGTCGAGGATCCGGACCTCGGTGACGACATCGTCTCGCTGGGGCTCGTCAACGACATCACGATCGACGACGATAGCGTCGTGATCGACCTCGCACTCGGTGCCCCGTACTCGCCGACGGAGACGAAGATCGCCGAGGACGTTCGCGAGGCACTCGCCGACCTCGATGTGGCTGTCGAGTTGTCGGCTTCAATCGACGAGGGGCTTGACGCCAGTGAGCAGGTCCTGCCGAACGTGACGAACATCATCGCCGTCGCCTCCGGGAAAGGTGGCGTCGGCAAGAGCACCGTCGCGGTCAACCTGGCCGCCGGACTGTCCGACCTCGGTGCCGACGTGGGGCTGTTCGACGCTGACATCTACGGGCCGAACGTCCCGCGGATGCTGGGCTCGGACGAGCAACCCAAGGCGACCCCCGACGAGCAGATCATCCCGCCGGAAAAGCACGGCCTGAAGCTCATGAGTATCGATCTGCTGATGGGCGAAGACGCGCCGGTCATCTGGCGGGGCCCGATGGTCGACAAAGTCCTCACCCAGCTGTGGGAGGACGTCCAGTGGGGCGAGTTGGATTACATGGTCGTCGACCTGCCGCCGGGGACCGGCGACACCCAGTTGACGCTGTTGCAGACCGTCCCCGTCGCCGGCGCCGTCATCGTCACGACGCCACAGGAAGTCGCGCTCGACGACGCCCGCAAGGGCCTGGAGATGTTCGGCAAACACGAGACGCCCGTGCTGGGCGTCGTCGAGAACATGAGTTCGTTCAAGTGTCCCGACTGTGGTTCCGAACACGCGATCTTCGGCGACGGCGGCGGCGAGGCGTTCGCCGAGGAGATGTCGATGCCGTTCCTCGGACAGATCCCGCTCGATCCGTCGATCCGCGAACGCGGCGACGCGGGCGAACCGATCGTCTTCGGCGAGGGCGAGACTCCCGACGCGTTCCGCTCGTTCGTCGAGAAGACCGCGAACAACCAGGGATTCGTCGACCGACGCCGCGCGTCGGAGCAGTAG
- the moaA gene encoding GTP 3',8-cyclase MoaA, which yields MLVDGFGRELTEIRVSLTDRCNFDCVYCHNEGLGDTRGPMAPQDEELSTEAVLRVLSVAADLDVEAVKLTGGEPMLREDLEEIVRRAPDGMEVSLTTNGSMLADRADGLVEAGLERVNVSQDAVDPEAFAEITQSGAYDQVIEGVDAALDAGLDPVKLNMVVFEGTVEYVPQLVDRVAERDGLRLQLIEYMPEIAGHPEWAVDIDRVHEWLAERADRIETREMHDRKRYFIADGDGDGEGMVEVVDPVENTDFCENCHRVRVTHDGSLKGCLNRPRVHPMGELTEAEIRAAFHEVVADRVPYYGEFMVQEDGEWVRNEEYVGERTVVEHISVRADDD from the coding sequence ATGCTCGTCGACGGGTTCGGCCGCGAGTTGACCGAGATTCGGGTGTCGCTGACCGACCGGTGTAACTTCGATTGCGTGTACTGTCACAACGAGGGGCTGGGTGACACCCGTGGGCCGATGGCACCACAGGACGAGGAGCTGTCGACCGAAGCGGTCCTGCGCGTGCTGTCGGTCGCCGCCGATCTGGACGTCGAGGCGGTCAAGCTCACCGGCGGCGAGCCAATGTTGCGGGAGGACCTCGAAGAGATCGTTCGACGCGCACCCGACGGCATGGAGGTGTCGCTGACGACGAACGGTTCCATGCTGGCGGATCGTGCCGACGGGCTGGTCGAGGCCGGCCTCGAACGAGTCAACGTCTCCCAGGACGCGGTCGACCCTGAGGCGTTCGCCGAGATCACGCAAAGCGGTGCCTACGACCAGGTCATCGAGGGCGTCGACGCGGCCCTGGACGCGGGGCTCGATCCGGTCAAGCTGAACATGGTCGTCTTCGAGGGGACCGTCGAGTACGTCCCGCAGTTGGTCGACCGGGTCGCCGAACGAGACGGGCTGCGGCTGCAACTCATCGAGTACATGCCCGAGATCGCTGGCCACCCCGAGTGGGCGGTCGACATCGATCGGGTCCACGAGTGGCTCGCCGAGCGGGCCGACCGGATCGAGACCCGCGAGATGCACGACCGCAAGCGGTATTTCATCGCCGACGGGGACGGGGACGGCGAGGGGATGGTCGAGGTCGTCGATCCGGTCGAGAACACCGACTTCTGCGAGAACTGCCATCGCGTGCGCGTGACGCACGATGGATCCCTCAAGGGCTGTCTCAACCGTCCGCGCGTCCACCCGATGGGAGAGTTGACCGAAGCGGAGATCCGGGCCGCGTTCCACGAGGTCGTGGCCGACCGCGTCCCCTACTACGGGGAGTTCATGGTCCAGGAGGACGGCGAGTGGGTGCGAAACGAGGAGTACGTCGGCGAGCGGACGGTCGTCGAGCACATATCGGTTCGGGCAGACGACGACTGA
- a CDS encoding helix-turn-helix domain-containing protein yields the protein MSGGRTSTGGCNDGAVSESRRALTVELAVEFNADARGCPIAVGCDASAPVDHHVIDDTCYVSCASSEDGTAVRHRQTHVDGECVCRIVASHGCCPSLQAAADGGLIVRTNPADRATLRAMIEELRGVADAVRIRSLVVDDGETATRSELVSLQTLTEIERETVERAILEGYYDRPRTVSFDDLATDMGITSSALSKRLASAEAKIMRSLFEDRD from the coding sequence ATGAGCGGTGGCCGGACATCCACAGGGGGTTGCAACGACGGGGCAGTCAGCGAGTCGCGGCGAGCATTGACCGTCGAGCTGGCAGTGGAGTTCAACGCCGACGCCAGGGGTTGTCCGATCGCCGTAGGCTGTGATGCGTCGGCCCCCGTTGACCACCACGTGATCGACGACACGTGTTACGTGTCCTGTGCGAGCTCCGAGGACGGGACTGCAGTTCGGCACAGACAGACCCATGTCGACGGCGAGTGTGTCTGCCGAATCGTCGCCAGTCACGGCTGTTGCCCGTCGCTACAGGCGGCCGCTGACGGCGGACTGATCGTCCGGACGAACCCCGCCGACCGGGCGACGCTCCGGGCGATGATCGAAGAACTCCGCGGAGTCGCTGACGCCGTCCGGATCCGGAGTCTGGTAGTCGACGACGGCGAGACGGCCACCCGATCGGAGCTCGTGAGCCTGCAGACCCTGACCGAGATCGAGCGCGAGACGGTCGAACGGGCGATACTTGAGGGATATTACGATCGGCCCCGGACCGTCAGTTTCGACGATCTGGCGACCGATATGGGTATCACTTCGTCCGCCCTCTCGAAACGCCTCGCTTCAGCGGAAGCCAAGATTATGCGTAGTTTATTCGAAGATCGTGATTAA
- a CDS encoding 4Fe-4S ferredoxin N-terminal domain-containing protein, whose translation MASVLDDEDWQRTVEDILEDGPHSTDLGQMMGRDAVRVSIGEMSEQAFHEKYHDAVLEEFGVDERPTGPEGSDE comes from the coding sequence ATGGCGAGTGTGCTAGACGACGAGGACTGGCAACGGACAGTCGAGGACATCCTCGAAGACGGCCCTCACAGCACGGATCTGGGGCAGATGATGGGCCGGGACGCCGTTCGAGTCAGCATCGGGGAGATGTCCGAACAGGCGTTCCACGAGAAGTATCACGACGCCGTTCTCGAGGAGTTCGGCGTCGACGAACGACCCACTGGGCCGGAGGGGTCCGATGAGTGA
- a CDS encoding molybdopterin-dependent oxidoreductase, producing the protein MSEQDGVSRRSVLLGAGAAAGALGLGGSRLTSLSVDPAAASVEQFLDRNDVLHGYCSPNCRGKCQMDVYVRDGQIRKVEPKVPDNPDYKRSCTLGLSHMQRAYNPTRLKYPMKRTDWSPGDPNPTGRGPDAEFERIEWDEALDYVADEMLRVREEYSPESVYFELGSGTDGIGATVYSRLAGAFGGTMKAWSIDINVGLGFRRVTGAGYFNTPTNQATDIENANTIVIWGGNIFESRFQMDASKVLDAKQNGAKIVVVDPAYNTTTAKGDLWLPVKPGRDGHLAMAMIYTAFEEDYLDEQFLRERTLGPALVREDGTLLKTADVFDDGDEETPVALEEASGEPVALEPETYGEYALFGEYEVDGETVTTGLTEIREAAADYAPEEMAEYVGVDAENIRQTVRWLGTRGPGGILTGLGVDRYVYGHIFGQAYAILLALLGQYGMSGCVTGGITQGGGFASDYGAVEGAPGPRSLQQKGILSAMAGDDEKPIKAMYAMASNFTANQMPDRQAWLDALENVDMVAVADMQHTPNVQHADIVLPASHWFEREDVAGTWTQPHVRYREPAHEPLWESKSDHWMLVRLAERLGYGEHFDRDRETTLQKVLNAEDRFSLEDLREKGTFFDDSAPEIIWQGEFNTPSGRLELYDEDAPTENGTSLEVPVPMESRTSPDHELAEEYPLTFLQKHSRWRIHSQFGRMPYLRQIESEPVVDIHPADAEERDIEDGEYVRIYNDRGELVVKARYNEGYRPGMVNVNQGWWADDYVRGHHNDLTHTDVSDAIENFAFYDTRVEVESAPDDIDTSQYTDPDRAPWLGGPNDGGDN; encoded by the coding sequence ATGAGTGAGCAAGACGGCGTCAGCCGGCGGTCGGTCCTTCTGGGGGCCGGTGCTGCCGCGGGTGCGCTGGGACTGGGCGGCAGCCGTCTCACCTCGCTGTCAGTCGATCCGGCCGCAGCGAGCGTCGAACAGTTCCTCGATCGCAACGACGTGTTGCACGGCTACTGCTCGCCGAACTGCCGGGGCAAGTGCCAGATGGACGTGTACGTCCGCGACGGGCAGATCCGAAAGGTCGAGCCCAAAGTCCCGGACAACCCGGACTACAAGCGGTCGTGCACGCTCGGGCTCAGCCACATGCAGCGAGCCTACAACCCGACGCGACTGAAGTACCCGATGAAGCGGACAGACTGGTCGCCCGGCGATCCCAACCCGACCGGTCGAGGCCCGGACGCCGAGTTCGAGCGCATCGAGTGGGACGAGGCGCTGGATTACGTGGCTGACGAGATGCTCCGCGTGCGCGAGGAGTACTCGCCCGAAAGCGTCTACTTCGAACTCGGCTCGGGGACCGACGGCATCGGCGCGACGGTCTACAGCCGTCTGGCCGGAGCGTTCGGCGGAACGATGAAGGCGTGGTCGATCGACATCAACGTTGGACTGGGTTTCCGCCGGGTCACCGGCGCGGGGTATTTCAACACGCCGACGAACCAGGCGACCGACATCGAGAACGCCAACACCATCGTCATCTGGGGCGGCAACATCTTCGAGAGTCGCTTCCAGATGGACGCCTCGAAGGTACTCGACGCCAAGCAGAACGGCGCGAAGATCGTCGTGGTCGACCCGGCCTACAACACGACAACGGCAAAGGGAGACCTGTGGCTGCCGGTCAAACCGGGCAGGGACGGCCACCTCGCGATGGCGATGATCTACACGGCCTTCGAGGAGGACTACCTCGACGAGCAGTTCCTCCGGGAACGGACGCTCGGACCGGCGCTGGTCCGGGAAGACGGGACGCTGCTGAAGACGGCGGACGTCTTCGACGACGGTGACGAGGAGACGCCGGTCGCCCTCGAGGAGGCGTCGGGCGAACCGGTCGCCCTCGAACCCGAGACGTACGGCGAGTACGCCCTCTTCGGCGAGTACGAGGTCGACGGCGAGACGGTGACGACCGGGCTGACGGAGATCCGGGAGGCCGCCGCCGACTACGCGCCCGAGGAGATGGCCGAGTACGTCGGCGTCGACGCCGAGAACATCCGCCAGACTGTTCGCTGGCTCGGCACGCGCGGTCCGGGCGGCATCCTGACCGGGCTTGGTGTCGACCGCTACGTCTACGGACACATCTTCGGTCAGGCGTACGCGATCCTGCTCGCCCTGCTCGGCCAGTACGGGATGAGCGGCTGCGTGACCGGCGGGATCACCCAGGGCGGTGGCTTTGCGAGCGACTACGGTGCCGTCGAGGGCGCACCGGGTCCCCGGAGCCTGCAGCAGAAGGGGATCCTCTCGGCGATGGCGGGCGACGACGAGAAGCCGATCAAGGCGATGTACGCGATGGCGTCGAACTTCACCGCCAACCAGATGCCCGACCGTCAGGCGTGGCTCGACGCCCTCGAGAACGTCGACATGGTCGCCGTGGCGGACATGCAACACACGCCCAACGTCCAGCACGCCGACATCGTCCTGCCGGCCTCCCACTGGTTCGAGCGTGAAGACGTCGCCGGAACCTGGACCCAGCCCCACGTCCGCTACAGAGAGCCGGCCCACGAGCCGCTGTGGGAGTCCAAAAGCGACCACTGGATGCTCGTTCGCCTGGCCGAGCGGCTGGGCTACGGCGAGCACTTCGACCGCGATCGCGAGACGACCCTGCAGAAAGTGCTGAACGCCGAGGACCGCTTCTCGCTGGAGGATCTCCGCGAGAAGGGGACCTTCTTCGACGACAGCGCGCCAGAGATCATCTGGCAGGGCGAGTTCAACACCCCGAGCGGCCGCCTCGAGCTCTACGACGAGGACGCGCCCACCGAGAACGGGACGTCGCTTGAGGTTCCGGTTCCGATGGAGAGCCGGACGAGTCCCGATCACGAACTCGCCGAGGAGTACCCGCTCACTTTCCTGCAGAAACACAGTCGGTGGCGGATCCACTCGCAGTTCGGCCGGATGCCGTACCTGCGACAGATCGAGTCGGAACCGGTCGTCGACATCCACCCCGCCGACGCTGAAGAACGGGACATCGAGGACGGCGAGTACGTCCGGATCTACAACGACCGCGGCGAACTCGTCGTCAAGGCCCGATATAACGAGGGCTACCGGCCCGGGATGGTCAACGTCAACCAGGGCTGGTGGGCCGACGACTACGTCCGGGGCCATCACAACGATCTCACGCACACGGACGTCAGCGACGCGATCGAGAACTTCGCGTTCTACGACACCCGCGTCGAGGTCGAGTCGGCGCCGGACGACATCGACACCAGCCAGTACACGGACCCGGATCGGGCCCCCTGGCTCGGCGGACCGAATGACGGAGGTGATAACTGA
- the dsrO gene encoding sulfate reduction electron transfer complex DsrMKJOP subunit DsrO has translation MTQYGMVIDQERCIGCQACSTACIEENNVGLGQVWNRVLTEGGDSIETPSGSYPIDGSDGTASLSMDFQPTACQHCENAPCVKVCPVNATYTREDGIVEIDYEKCIGCRYCMAACPYNARVFNYDEPEHVPAEGTGNVPERSQGVVEKCTFCSHRVEEDLDPACVNACPADARIFGDLDDPDSTVSKYVDKYETHQLLEDLETSPSTYYVRGKMTPGRQRVGTELEGTARKDVSLPDGGDRQ, from the coding sequence ATGACACAGTACGGAATGGTAATCGACCAGGAGCGGTGTATCGGCTGTCAGGCGTGTTCGACAGCCTGTATCGAGGAGAACAACGTCGGACTCGGTCAGGTCTGGAATCGGGTCCTGACCGAGGGAGGCGACAGCATCGAGACGCCCTCGGGAAGCTACCCGATCGACGGGAGCGACGGCACCGCGAGCCTGTCGATGGACTTCCAGCCGACGGCTTGCCAGCACTGTGAGAACGCCCCCTGCGTGAAGGTCTGTCCGGTGAACGCGACCTACACACGGGAAGACGGTATCGTGGAGATCGACTACGAGAAATGTATCGGGTGTCGCTACTGCATGGCGGCCTGTCCCTACAACGCCCGCGTGTTCAACTACGACGAGCCCGAGCACGTTCCCGCGGAGGGGACGGGGAACGTCCCGGAGCGATCGCAGGGCGTCGTCGAGAAGTGCACGTTCTGTAGCCACCGTGTAGAGGAGGACCTCGATCCCGCCTGCGTCAACGCCTGTCCGGCCGACGCACGGATCTTCGGCGACCTCGACGACCCGGACAGTACAGTCTCGAAGTACGTCGACAAATACGAGACACACCAACTACTCGAAGATCTCGAGACGTCTCCAAGCACGTACTACGTCCGCGGCAAGATGACGCCCGGCCGCCAGCGGGTCGGGACGGAACTGGAGGGGACAGCGCGCAAGGACGTGTCGCTGCCCGACGGCGGTGACCGACAATGA
- the nrfD gene encoding NrfD/PsrC family molybdoenzyme membrane anchor subunit, producing the protein MSDVATDGRFGTPGTVWIAALAVLIVAGLGAWIYQLSEGLIVTGMDNVFSWGLYIMLFVYFVGLSAGALVVSSVPRFFHSDRYDSIAVLGGLLSFACIVVAGLMIVPDLGRPSRITGFLTSPDFRSPMVWEFLVVMAYGLFSAGYVWLLTRRDLAARGSRLAFGTADTEAGRERDRRLSLWAAAVAIPLALGLAAIDGWIFALQIGRGSWFNPLVAPMFVMKGLVSGLALLIVTGVLADRYTRFELSDRQVPELGKALGVFIAVHIVFLLGAERLPHAWAANFEFWTITSSFLVGDSLYFWLWTVVGGVLPLALLAVPSLHKRTWAVVAASVLAIVGTVFEGVNLIFTGYTDLNIDAAPGVAVGRDYTGFGSDIWATAGTYTPTVVELVVSVGIVALGALIVTLGLRYLPVAPEKTAGFGSSGGKPDTAVADGGDEPTGRDK; encoded by the coding sequence ATGAGCGATGTCGCCACTGACGGCAGGTTCGGCACGCCGGGCACGGTCTGGATCGCCGCGCTGGCCGTCCTCATCGTCGCTGGGCTGGGCGCGTGGATCTACCAGCTCAGCGAAGGGCTGATCGTGACAGGGATGGACAACGTCTTCTCCTGGGGGCTGTACATCATGCTGTTCGTCTACTTCGTCGGCCTTTCAGCGGGCGCATTGGTCGTCTCGAGCGTCCCGAGGTTCTTCCACTCGGACCGGTACGACTCGATCGCCGTCCTCGGCGGGTTGCTTAGCTTCGCGTGTATCGTGGTGGCGGGCCTGATGATCGTTCCTGACCTCGGTCGGCCGAGCCGGATCACGGGATTCCTCACGTCACCGGACTTCCGATCGCCAATGGTCTGGGAGTTCCTCGTCGTCATGGCGTACGGGCTGTTCAGTGCCGGTTACGTCTGGCTGCTGACTCGCCGGGATCTGGCCGCTCGTGGATCTCGGCTGGCGTTCGGGACTGCGGACACCGAGGCCGGTCGGGAACGCGACAGGCGACTGTCGCTGTGGGCGGCGGCAGTAGCGATCCCGCTCGCGCTCGGGCTCGCGGCCATCGACGGCTGGATCTTCGCATTGCAGATCGGTCGGGGTAGCTGGTTCAATCCCCTCGTCGCGCCCATGTTCGTGATGAAAGGGCTGGTCTCGGGACTGGCGCTGCTTATCGTGACAGGAGTCCTGGCCGACAGATACACTCGGTTCGAGCTCTCGGATCGACAGGTGCCCGAACTCGGGAAAGCGCTGGGCGTGTTTATCGCCGTGCACATCGTCTTCCTGCTGGGTGCCGAGCGACTCCCCCACGCGTGGGCAGCGAACTTCGAGTTCTGGACGATTACGAGTTCGTTCCTCGTTGGTGACTCGCTGTACTTCTGGCTGTGGACCGTCGTCGGCGGGGTACTCCCGCTCGCTCTGCTGGCTGTTCCGTCCTTGCATAAGCGGACGTGGGCCGTCGTGGCCGCGAGTGTCCTCGCGATCGTCGGTACCGTCTTCGAGGGCGTGAACCTCATCTTCACTGGCTACACCGATTTGAACATCGACGCTGCCCCGGGCGTGGCTGTCGGACGTGACTACACCGGGTTCGGATCGGACATCTGGGCGACTGCCGGAACGTACACGCCGACGGTGGTCGAACTGGTCGTCTCGGTCGGGATCGTCGCGCTGGGTGCACTGATCGTGACGCTGGGGCTCAGATACCTCCCTGTCGCCCCTGAGAAAACTGCCGGGTTCGGATCGTCGGGCGGGAAACCCGACACGGCAGTCGCCGACGGTGGCGACGAACCGACGGGGCGTGACAAATGA
- a CDS encoding TorD/DmsD family molecular chaperone, which translates to MSDAANQSRRQVRAQGYAVLARCWRQPDNDLIEAIDSGELDAIVPGLRAVSLGDLRAEHTRLFVGPKGPPCPPYESVYRDSDGEGPSNVLGPSTGAVVEWYRAYGLGLDPDWPDLPDHVATELEFAAHLLATEGDATLEQFLEEHPRQWFNRFLGAVRAETREPFYAELADATERVVLK; encoded by the coding sequence ATGAGCGACGCCGCGAATCAGAGTCGCCGGCAAGTGCGTGCGCAGGGATACGCCGTGCTGGCGCGGTGCTGGCGACAGCCGGACAACGACCTGATCGAAGCGATCGACAGCGGCGAACTCGACGCGATCGTTCCCGGCCTACGGGCAGTCTCACTCGGGGACCTCCGAGCGGAACACACCCGCCTGTTCGTCGGCCCGAAGGGGCCGCCCTGCCCGCCCTACGAGAGCGTCTACCGGGACAGCGACGGCGAGGGTCCGAGTAACGTGCTCGGTCCCTCGACCGGCGCGGTCGTCGAGTGGTACCGGGCGTACGGTCTGGGACTCGATCCGGACTGGCCGGACCTGCCCGATCACGTCGCGACGGAACTGGAGTTCGCCGCGCATCTGCTCGCTACCGAGGGGGACGCGACGCTCGAACAGTTCCTCGAGGAGCATCCCCGACAGTGGTTCAATAGGTTCCTCGGGGCGGTTCGAGCGGAGACGCGCGAGCCGTTCTACGCGGAACTGGCCGACGCGACCGAGCGAGTGGTACTCAAATAG